A part of Streptomyces sp. NBC_00557 genomic DNA contains:
- a CDS encoding NAD(P)/FAD-dependent oxidoreductase: protein MAKRLTCDVVVVGAGMVGAACALYAARAGLDVRVVDRGPVAGGTTGAGEGNLLVSDKEPGPELDLALLSARLWAELGDELGTAVEYEPKGGLVVASAPEALAALHAFADGQRAAGVAADPVAADQLSELEPHVAPDMAGGVHYPQDAQVMPALAAAHLLRASGARLHTGWTVTAVLRTAGGAVTGVRTDRGDLHAPAVVNAAGTWGGDLAALAGVRLPVLPRRGFVLVTEPLPRMVRHKVYAADYVADVASDTAGLRTSPVVEGTAAGPVLIGASRERVGFDRSLSLPAVRALAAGAIGLFPFLERVRALRAYPGFRPYLPDHLPAIGPDPRAPGLFHACGHEGAGIGLAAGTGQLIAQALTGKAPELDLGPFRPERFGTDGGDTP, encoded by the coding sequence GTGGCGAAGCGACTGACCTGCGATGTCGTGGTGGTCGGCGCCGGCATGGTCGGCGCGGCCTGCGCCCTGTACGCCGCGCGGGCCGGCCTCGACGTGCGGGTGGTGGACCGGGGCCCGGTGGCCGGCGGCACCACCGGCGCGGGCGAGGGCAACCTGCTCGTCTCCGACAAGGAACCCGGCCCGGAACTCGATCTCGCCCTGCTGTCGGCCCGGTTGTGGGCGGAACTGGGCGACGAGCTGGGTACGGCGGTCGAGTACGAGCCCAAGGGCGGCCTGGTGGTCGCCTCCGCCCCCGAGGCGCTCGCCGCGCTGCACGCGTTCGCCGACGGCCAGCGGGCGGCCGGAGTCGCGGCCGACCCGGTCGCCGCGGACCAACTGAGCGAGCTGGAGCCGCACGTGGCCCCTGACATGGCCGGCGGGGTGCACTATCCGCAGGACGCTCAAGTGATGCCCGCCCTCGCCGCCGCCCACCTGCTGCGCGCCTCCGGCGCCCGTCTGCACACGGGGTGGACCGTGACCGCGGTGCTGCGCACGGCCGGCGGCGCGGTGACCGGCGTCCGCACCGACCGCGGCGACCTGCACGCACCGGCGGTGGTGAACGCGGCCGGCACCTGGGGCGGCGACCTCGCGGCGCTGGCGGGTGTCCGGCTGCCGGTGCTCCCGCGGCGCGGCTTCGTCCTGGTCACCGAGCCGCTGCCGCGGATGGTCCGGCACAAGGTGTATGCCGCGGACTACGTGGCGGACGTCGCCAGCGACACGGCGGGGCTGCGCACCTCGCCGGTGGTGGAGGGCACGGCCGCCGGCCCGGTGCTGATCGGCGCGAGCCGGGAACGGGTCGGCTTCGACCGCTCGCTGTCGCTGCCGGCCGTGCGGGCGCTCGCGGCCGGGGCGATCGGGCTGTTCCCGTTCCTGGAGCGGGTGCGCGCGCTGCGGGCGTACCCGGGATTCCGGCCGTATCTGCCGGACCACCTCCCGGCGATCGGCCCCGACCCGCGCGCGCCGGGGCTGTTCCACGCGTGCGGGCACGAGGGCGCCGGCATCGGACTGGCCGCCGGTACTGGGCAGTTGATCGCGCAGGCCCTCACCGGGAAGGCACCGGAGCTGGACCTCGGACCGTTCCGGCCGGAGCGGTTCGGCACCGACGGAGGAGACACGCCGTGA
- a CDS encoding (2Fe-2S)-binding protein, translating into MESARARPGPAFTVTFDGRALTALPGQTVAAALWAAGVTSWRSTRGGGRPRGVFCGIGVCFDCLVTVNGRANQRACLVPVRPGDVIRTQEGTGR; encoded by the coding sequence CTGGAGTCGGCCCGGGCCCGGCCGGGCCCGGCCTTCACCGTCACCTTCGACGGCCGCGCTCTGACCGCCCTCCCCGGCCAGACGGTCGCGGCGGCGCTGTGGGCGGCGGGGGTGACGTCCTGGCGCAGCACCCGCGGCGGCGGCCGGCCGCGCGGGGTGTTCTGCGGGATCGGGGTGTGCTTCGACTGCCTGGTGACGGTCAACGGCCGGGCGAACCAACGGGCTTGCCTGGTGCCCGTGCGGCCGGGCGATGTGATCCGCACGCAGGAGGGGACGGGACGATGA
- a CDS encoding FAD-dependent oxidoreductase, with translation MTERADLAVVGAGPAGLAAALAAAARGVRVILVDADGQAGGQFYRQPARALGARRPQALHHQWRTWERLRDGLEAHLAAGRITHLTDHHVWCVERKPGSSAREPASFAVHALRGPAQQEGVTVRAGAVLLATGGYERVLPFPGWTLPGVVTAGGAQAMLKGGLVLPGRTVVVAGTGPLLLPVATGLAAAGARVAALVESAGPKAAARRSPALAAHPDKLAEAVWYAGRLVRYRVRTLARHTVLEAHGAGRLEAVTVAALGRDGRVRPGSARRIRCDALAVGHGLLPHTDLAETLGCTLAGAAVRVDDEQRTDVPGVWAAGETTGVGGAALALAEGHIAGRSIAARLHGTAPDPRSWAAAARARDRGRAFSAALETVYAPAPGWADRITDDTVVCRCEEVTAGQVRTASGTLGADDPRTVKLLTRAGMGWCQGRMCAPAVAGLTGCPPSPGRRPFARPVPLGVLAALPDD, from the coding sequence ATGACCGAGCGCGCGGACCTCGCCGTCGTCGGGGCGGGCCCGGCGGGACTCGCGGCAGCGCTGGCGGCGGCCGCCCGGGGCGTGCGGGTCATCCTCGTCGACGCGGACGGGCAGGCGGGCGGCCAGTTCTACCGGCAGCCCGCCCGAGCCCTCGGCGCCCGCCGCCCCCAGGCCCTGCACCACCAGTGGCGCACCTGGGAACGGCTGCGGGACGGCCTGGAGGCGCACCTCGCCGCCGGGCGGATCACCCACCTGACGGATCATCACGTCTGGTGTGTCGAACGGAAACCGGGCTCCTCCGCGCGAGAGCCGGCCTCTTTCGCGGTGCACGCCCTGCGCGGACCCGCACAGCAGGAGGGGGTCACCGTCCGCGCCGGCGCCGTGCTGCTGGCCACCGGCGGCTACGAACGCGTCCTGCCCTTCCCCGGCTGGACGCTGCCCGGCGTGGTGACGGCAGGCGGGGCGCAGGCCATGCTCAAGGGCGGGCTGGTGCTGCCCGGCCGCACGGTCGTGGTGGCCGGCACCGGGCCGCTGCTGCTGCCGGTGGCCACGGGGCTCGCCGCGGCGGGCGCCCGGGTGGCGGCGCTCGTGGAGTCCGCCGGGCCCAAAGCCGCGGCGCGCCGGTCTCCGGCCCTCGCCGCGCACCCCGACAAGCTCGCCGAAGCGGTCTGGTACGCGGGGCGGTTGGTGCGGTACCGGGTGCGCACGCTGGCCCGGCACACCGTGCTGGAGGCGCACGGCGCCGGCCGGCTGGAGGCGGTGACCGTCGCCGCGCTGGGACGGGACGGCCGGGTCCGGCCCGGCAGCGCGCGCCGCATCCGCTGTGACGCCCTCGCCGTAGGCCACGGCTTGCTGCCGCACACCGACCTCGCCGAGACCCTCGGCTGCACCCTGGCCGGCGCGGCCGTACGCGTCGACGACGAGCAGCGCACCGACGTGCCCGGCGTGTGGGCCGCCGGGGAGACCACCGGCGTCGGCGGCGCGGCCCTCGCACTCGCCGAGGGCCACATCGCGGGCCGCTCGATCGCCGCCCGGCTGCACGGCACCGCCCCCGACCCGCGCTCCTGGGCGGCGGCCGCGCGGGCCAGGGACCGCGGGCGGGCGTTCTCCGCGGCCCTGGAGACGGTGTACGCCCCTGCGCCGGGCTGGGCCGACCGGATCACGGACGACACGGTGGTGTGCCGCTGCGAGGAGGTCACCGCCGGCCAGGTGCGCACGGCCTCCGGCACGCTCGGCGCGGATGATCCGCGCACGGTGAAGCTGCTCACGCGGGCCGGGATGGGCTGGTGCCAGGGCCGGATGTGCGCCCCCGCGGTGGCCGGCCTGACCGGCTGCCCACCGAGCCCCGGACGCCGGCCGTTCGCCCGCCCGGTACCGCTGGGCGTCCTCGCCGCCCTGCCCGACGACTGA
- a CDS encoding dihydrodipicolinate synthase family protein, whose product MTHPQHRPWRGVLVATALPLRDDLSIDYDRYAEHCAWLVAEGCDGVVPNGSLGEYQVLTPAERARVVETAVAAIGGERVMPGVAAYGAAEARRWAEQAGEAGCASVMLLPPNAYRADERSALAHYAEVARAGLPVVAYNNPVDTKVDLVPELLARLHGEGHIHGVKEFSGDVRRAYRIAELAPELDLLAGADDVLLELAVAGARGWVAGYPNALPGASVRLYRAATAGDLTTALPLYRQLHPLLRWDSRVEFVQAIKLSMDVVGRYGGPVRPPRMPLLPEQEAQLRAATEKAVAAGLA is encoded by the coding sequence ATGACTCACCCGCAGCACCGCCCCTGGCGCGGCGTTCTCGTCGCCACCGCACTCCCCCTGCGCGACGACCTCTCGATCGACTACGACCGCTATGCCGAGCACTGCGCCTGGCTGGTCGCGGAGGGCTGTGACGGCGTCGTACCGAACGGCTCGCTCGGCGAGTACCAGGTGCTGACGCCCGCGGAGCGCGCCCGGGTGGTGGAGACGGCCGTCGCGGCGATCGGCGGGGAGCGGGTGATGCCGGGCGTCGCCGCGTACGGCGCGGCCGAGGCGCGACGCTGGGCCGAGCAGGCGGGCGAGGCCGGCTGCGCGTCGGTGATGCTGCTGCCGCCCAACGCCTACCGCGCCGACGAGCGTTCCGCCCTCGCCCACTACGCCGAGGTCGCCCGCGCGGGCCTGCCCGTGGTGGCGTACAACAATCCTGTCGACACCAAGGTCGACCTGGTGCCCGAACTCCTCGCCCGGCTGCACGGCGAGGGCCACATCCACGGCGTCAAGGAGTTCTCCGGCGACGTCCGCCGCGCCTACCGGATCGCCGAACTCGCGCCGGAACTGGACCTGCTGGCCGGTGCGGACGACGTCCTGCTGGAGCTGGCGGTGGCCGGCGCCCGGGGCTGGGTGGCCGGTTACCCGAACGCCCTGCCCGGGGCCTCGGTGCGGCTGTACCGCGCCGCGACGGCCGGGGACCTCACCACCGCGCTCCCCCTGTACCGGCAGCTCCACCCGCTGCTGCGCTGGGACTCCCGGGTGGAGTTCGTGCAGGCGATCAAGCTGTCCATGGACGTCGTCGGCCGGTACGGCGGCCCGGTGCGCCCGCCGCGCATGCCTTTGCTGCCCGAGCAGGAGGCACAGCTCCGGGCCGCCACCGAGAAGGCCGTCGCCGCGGGCCTCGCCTAG
- a CDS encoding proline racemase family protein: MRSRLVLHAVDSHTEGMPTRVITGGIGTVPGATMNERRLYFREHRDHVKRLLMNEPRGHSAMSGAILQPPARPDCDWGVIYIEVSGYLPMCGHGTIGVATVLVETGMVEVVEPVTTIRLDTPAGLVVAEVRVENGAARDVTLRNVPSFAVALDREITLPDGRTVTYDLAYGGNFYAILPLDAFGLPFDRARKDDILAAGLSLMEAINSEAEPVHPEDPSIRGCHHVHLYAPGATARRSRHAMVIHPGWFDRSPCGTGTSARMAQLHARGELPLHTEFVNESFIGTRFTGRLLGTTRVAGLPAVLPSFTGRAWITGTAQYLLDPTDPFPEGFVL, from the coding sequence ATGCGCAGCAGACTCGTCCTGCACGCCGTCGACTCGCACACCGAGGGCATGCCGACCCGGGTGATCACCGGCGGGATCGGCACGGTGCCGGGCGCGACGATGAACGAGCGGCGGCTGTACTTCCGTGAACACCGCGACCACGTCAAGCGGCTGCTGATGAACGAGCCGCGCGGCCACTCCGCGATGAGCGGCGCGATCCTGCAGCCGCCGGCCCGCCCCGACTGCGACTGGGGCGTGATCTACATCGAGGTCTCCGGTTACCTGCCGATGTGCGGGCACGGCACCATCGGGGTGGCGACCGTGCTGGTCGAGACCGGCATGGTGGAGGTGGTGGAGCCGGTGACCACCATCCGGCTCGACACCCCGGCGGGGCTCGTGGTCGCCGAGGTCAGGGTGGAGAACGGCGCCGCGCGCGACGTCACCCTGCGGAACGTGCCGTCGTTCGCCGTCGCCCTGGACCGCGAGATCACCCTGCCCGACGGCCGTACGGTCACCTACGACCTCGCCTACGGCGGCAACTTCTACGCGATCCTGCCGCTGGACGCGTTCGGGCTGCCCTTCGACCGGGCCCGCAAGGACGACATTCTGGCGGCCGGCCTGTCGCTGATGGAGGCGATCAACTCCGAGGCGGAACCGGTGCATCCGGAGGATCCGTCCATCCGCGGCTGCCACCACGTGCACCTCTACGCGCCCGGCGCCACCGCCCGCCGCTCACGGCACGCGATGGTCATCCACCCGGGCTGGTTCGACCGCTCGCCCTGCGGCACGGGCACGAGCGCGCGCATGGCCCAGCTGCACGCGCGCGGCGAACTGCCGTTGCACACCGAGTTCGTCAACGAGTCGTTCATCGGCACGCGCTTCACCGGACGGCTCCTCGGTACGACGCGGGTCGCAGGGCTCCCGGCGGTCCTGCCCAGCTTCACGGGCCGCGCGTGGATCACCGGCACCGCGCAGTACCTGCTCGACCCCACCGACCCCTTCCCGGAGGGCTTCGTCCTCTAG
- a CDS encoding GntR family transcriptional regulator translates to MASDTGGARVPALPRLGGRRSSYRERVADALRAALIAGELRPGEVYSAPSLAARFGVSATPVREAMLDLAKEGLVDTVPNKGFRVTVVSDKQLDEYTHIRGLIEIPTVAALARTADRVSLEALRPAAREIVTAAVAGDLIAYVEADTRFHLGLLALAGNAHLVEVVADLRKRSRLYGLTALVEAGRLLASAEEHLELLDALLDRDEEAVHAIMTRHLGHVRGLWADGEDQDRR, encoded by the coding sequence ATGGCATCGGACACGGGAGGCGCTCGGGTTCCCGCCCTCCCCCGGCTGGGCGGCCGGCGCAGCAGCTACCGCGAGCGGGTCGCCGACGCGCTGCGCGCCGCGCTGATCGCGGGCGAGCTGCGGCCGGGCGAGGTCTACTCCGCGCCCTCGCTCGCCGCCCGCTTCGGCGTCTCGGCGACGCCGGTGCGGGAGGCGATGCTGGACCTGGCCAAGGAGGGCCTGGTCGACACCGTGCCGAACAAGGGCTTCCGGGTCACCGTCGTCTCCGACAAGCAGCTGGACGAGTACACGCACATCCGCGGCCTGATCGAGATCCCGACGGTGGCCGCCCTGGCCCGCACCGCCGACCGGGTCTCGCTGGAGGCGCTGCGCCCGGCGGCCCGCGAGATCGTCACCGCGGCGGTGGCGGGCGACCTGATCGCCTATGTGGAGGCCGACACCCGCTTCCACCTCGGCCTGCTCGCCCTCGCGGGCAACGCCCACCTGGTCGAGGTGGTCGCCGACCTGCGCAAGCGCTCCCGTCTGTACGGTCTGACGGCGCTGGTGGAGGCCGGCCGGCTGCTCGCCTCCGCCGAGGAGCACCTCGAGCTGCTCGACGCCCTGCTGGATCGGGACGAGGAGGCCGTCCACGCGATCATGACCCGGCATCTGGGCCATGTGCGCGGTCTGTGGGCGGACGGCGAGGACCAGGACCGGCGCTGA
- a CDS encoding amino acid permease — protein sequence MHVTGTAPQPAPATSETRRAVVEVPHSTDPGKHARRFGLPVATALVMGNIIGGGIFLLPASIAPYGTVSLVAFGVLTVGAIALALVFGRLAARDPRTGGPYVYARETFGDFAGFLAAWAYWITTWVSNAALAVAAVGYLDVLIPVGHHAWSACLAALALQWLPALANFAGTRYVGAVQLVSTVLKFVPLLLVAVGGLFFFDPSRLGPFNASGHSAIGAVSASAALLLFSYLGVESAAVSAGEVRDARRNVGRATVIGTAGAALVYLLGTLSVFGTVAHNRLVTSTAPFSDAVNTMFGGGWGGTAVALAALVSMTGCLNGWTLLSAQTPYAAARDGLFPAAFARRRRGVPTVGVAVTVVLSSLLTVYNYLSGSAKVFDVLVLVTTFTATVPYLLATAAQLFHLVSGRSVDRGRLVRDSVITVIAAVFSVWLMAGAGYAAVYQGVLFLFAGILVYAVMAARRQRRPLETDTP from the coding sequence ATGCACGTCACCGGAACCGCCCCGCAGCCGGCTCCGGCCACCTCCGAGACCCGTAGGGCCGTCGTAGAGGTCCCGCACTCCACCGACCCCGGCAAGCATGCCCGACGCTTCGGCCTGCCGGTCGCGACCGCGCTGGTCATGGGCAACATCATCGGCGGCGGCATCTTCCTGCTCCCCGCCTCCATCGCCCCGTACGGCACGGTCAGCCTGGTCGCCTTCGGGGTGCTGACCGTGGGCGCCATCGCGCTCGCCCTGGTCTTCGGCCGGCTCGCCGCGCGCGACCCCCGTACCGGCGGCCCCTACGTCTACGCCCGCGAGACCTTCGGCGACTTCGCCGGGTTCCTCGCCGCCTGGGCGTACTGGATCACCACCTGGGTGTCGAACGCGGCGCTCGCCGTCGCCGCCGTCGGCTACCTGGACGTGCTGATCCCGGTCGGCCACCACGCGTGGTCCGCGTGCCTGGCCGCCCTGGCCCTGCAGTGGCTGCCGGCCCTCGCCAACTTCGCCGGTACCCGGTACGTGGGCGCGGTCCAGCTGGTGTCCACGGTGCTGAAGTTCGTGCCGCTGCTGCTCGTCGCGGTCGGCGGGCTGTTCTTCTTCGATCCGTCCCGGCTCGGACCGTTCAACGCCAGTGGTCACAGCGCGATCGGTGCCGTGTCCGCCTCCGCCGCCCTGCTGCTCTTCTCCTACCTCGGGGTCGAATCGGCCGCGGTGAGCGCGGGCGAGGTCAGGGACGCCCGCCGCAACGTGGGGCGGGCCACCGTGATCGGCACCGCGGGCGCCGCGCTGGTCTACCTGCTGGGCACGCTGTCCGTCTTCGGCACGGTCGCGCACAACCGGCTGGTGACCTCCACGGCCCCCTTCTCCGACGCGGTGAACACCATGTTCGGCGGCGGCTGGGGCGGTACGGCGGTGGCGCTGGCGGCGCTGGTGTCCATGACCGGGTGCCTCAACGGCTGGACCCTGCTCAGCGCCCAGACCCCGTACGCGGCTGCCAGGGACGGCCTGTTCCCGGCCGCGTTCGCGCGTCGCCGCCGGGGCGTGCCGACGGTCGGCGTCGCCGTCACGGTCGTGCTGTCGTCCCTGCTCACGGTCTACAACTACCTGTCGGGCTCGGCGAAGGTCTTCGACGTCCTCGTCCTCGTGACCACGTTCACCGCGACCGTGCCGTACCTGCTGGCGACGGCGGCGCAGCTCTTCCACCTGGTCTCCGGCAGGTCGGTGGACCGCGGGCGGCTGGTGCGCGACTCGGTGATCACCGTGATCGCGGCCGTGTTCTCCGTCTGGCTGATGGCGGGCGCCGGTTACGCGGCGGTGTACCAGGGGGTGCTGTTCCTGTTCGCCGGCATCCTGGTCTACGCGGTGATGGCGGCGCGCCGGCAGCGCAGGCCCCTGGAGACGGACACGCCGTAG